A section of the Trichomycterus rosablanca isolate fTriRos1 chromosome 6, fTriRos1.hap1, whole genome shotgun sequence genome encodes:
- the col5a2b gene encoding collagen alpha-1(II) chain → MGSSRYLRTSVWLALTLAQVLWVACKAPKTVTQKSCKDGGVTYKHNAIWKPDPCRLCVCDKGNIVCEEIRCEKLKGCEKVTVPEGECCPVCERFASARGRVEVMSLRGPKGEPGDIPTVVGLPGRPGAMGNPGKDGPPGHRGFKGRKGDSGPPGFDGTPGVPGIPGRPGPAGQSALPGSQFTSQMASGFHDGKAGVAGMVSGSPGEAGPRGHQGPAGPPGPTGAQGSPGEPGDPGPMGTHGPRGPEGPLGKPGLDGEPGESGKKGEDGLPGSQGSRGFPGLPGFPGLKGHWVHRDQEESQVLLDQRSDILQV, encoded by the exons TAACCCAAAAGAGCTGTAAAGACGGAGGTGTGACGTACAAACATAACGCCATCTGGAAGCCAGATCCATGCAGGCTGTGTGTTTGTGACAAAGGCAACATTGTGTGTGAAGAGATTCGCTGTGAGAAACTGAAGGGCTGCGAGAAGGTCACAGTACCAGAAGGAGAGTGCTGCCCTGTGTGCGAAAGATTTGCCAGTGCTCGTGGACGAGTCG AGGTAATGTCTCTCAGG GGACCAAAAGGAGAGCCTGGTGATATTCCTACT GTTGTTGGACTACCTGGACGACCTGGAGCAAtg GGCAACCCAGGTAAAGACGGTCCGCCAGGACATCGTGGCTTTAAAGGGAGAAAG GGTGATTCAGGTCCACCTGGTTTTGATGGTACACCAGGTGTACCAGGAATACCAGGTCGGCCAGGTCCAGCAGGGCAGTCTGCATTACCAGGG AGTCAGTTTACCTCTCAGATGGCCTCAGGATTCCATGACGGCAAGGCAGGAGTGGCAGGAATGGTCTCTGGATCACCT GGTGAAGCAGGACCAAGAGGACATCAAGGTCCAGCAGGTCCACCT GGCCCGACTGGAGCACAGGGCAGCCCTGGAGAACCAGGCGATCCTGGACCCATG ggTACACATGGACCAAGGGGTCCAGAGGGTCCACTTGGAAAACCTGGCCTAGAT GGTGAACCTGGTGAGTCAGGAAAAAAAGGAGAAGATGGATTACCAGGGTCTCAG GGGTCCAGAGGATTTCCAGGTTTACCAGGTTTTCCAGGACTTAAAGGCCACTGG GTGCACAGGGATCAAGAGGAGAGCCAGGTGCTGTTGGATCAAAGGTCAGATATATTACAGGTGTAA